The Miscanthus floridulus cultivar M001 chromosome 6, ASM1932011v1, whole genome shotgun sequence genomic interval GATCATGCTTGGGCCGCACCCCAGACACATCGGGCGAAACGGCATGGCCCAGTAAATAGCCAAAGGCCTGATGAAGGCCCAACACCAACTCCCAAGTCCTAATCTGGCCCATACACTAACTCGTCCATTCTAGAACTCCCATCCGCTATCTCCGTCTCGACTACGCACCCCCTCCAAGGTCGTGACTCCGTTGCTTCCCCTTTCCCGCGTCAGATCTAGGCGCGCCTTCTTCTCCCCGACGCGCGAGCACCCGCTGGCCGAGCGCGACGTGCGCCTCCCACTCCCCGACGCGAGCCTCCCTCTCCCTGTCGCGTGAGCGACCGCCTGCCGAGCCCGATGCATGCCTCCCTCCCCCGATGCGCGCCTCCGCTCTCTCCCCAATGGCCGACGCCCGAGCACGACACCTCCTCCGCCGGCCCCGTGCTCAAGGACACTGCCGCCTGCCCACCTCACCGTCGACTGGCTGCGTAGCTGCgcccttctcctcttcctccctgcTCCCCTGAGTCCCTGTGCGGCGATTGTGCAGGCCACGGGCCGGCCCGGCCTTCAAAATTGGCTGTGCTTTTTGGGTCGGCCCGGCAGGAAAAGCGGCCTagagggccgtgcctgggccgtcggcCAGGCACGAAGGACTGgtgcggcacggcacggcccggtggcCCAGCGAGCCCTTCCATGCCGTGCCGGGCCGGGCGGCCCGTTTGCTCATCTTTAGGCTTTGTCGATCCAGGGCAACCTCGTTGCGCCTTTCTCCGATGGGTCATCTCGGGAGGTATTCAGGAGTTTACCGGACGAAGAACGAACGAAGGATCGGTCCGACCAACTTGACGGTTGTGGTGTCACTGTTCTAGGGCATTCTCGCTGAGGCCAAGGCACATGTGCGAGCTGGAGCGTGCTAGCCCTTACTAATGTTTGACCTAACGACTTTCTTTTTAGAAACACATTGCACTTAACCTACATCCATTAATTAAAcagaatatagaacacccgtctgCCAGCCATACACATTGCGCTGTCCAAAAACGAGCGTACGCTCGAGGAACGATCAGGACTGCTGGAGTTGGATCTGGACGGGCCGTAATGTTTTGGGCTGTTTTGAGAAGGTGGGCTGTATGTGGTGGGTCTTGCCTCTGCTTTTGGGTTGTGAGACCATGTTGGGCTGCCCTTTCGGTAGTTTCGATGAGCCCCCCTTctgttccccccccccccccccccccccccccctcctaatATCAATATGTGTTTGACACATGATTTTGGTCAAGAGGAACACTAATGGCATAGAAAGCTTCAAGCAGACTACACATGTGAATCCGTTGCGACATACGCGTCGTTTCGGTTTTAATTATTGTTCATCCATGGCTCTTTCAAAGTCCAAACCTTTGAAAGATGTCGGAACAGTATGGTAGTCAAACCTGCATGCGCTGGAACCCTGCACAGCACAGCGCAACTTCTTCCGTCCTTGTTCTCGTTGCATGGACCGAAAATTAAAAAAGAATGCAGGTAGCAGCCGTATGCGTTGTCTTTGGCCCTGTGTGAACCACTAGTATATGATGATGATTGCCATTTCCGTTCGCTCCGTTCCCTTTCTGCACAGCCTTCGCCAGCGCAAAAAGGTCAAGGTGCATGCCCCTTGGCTACTGTTTATTTACTCCTATTGCCCTATTGGACCTAGAGTGCACAGATTTACCCCGTCGAGATGAACAAGGGTTCAAACGGGGTTGGTGTGGTGTTGTAAAGGCGACGCGAAGATTGCCCCGGCAGGTATAGCGCACAATCTTGTGAGTCACCGCGCTTGACCCCACCGCCTCTGCCGCGCTTGGAAATGGATCGATGAAACAAAGGTGCTCCATTCCCCTGCTACTAGCCGAAAGGAAAGGCGTCCAAACGATTCATATGGCCATGCCCAGCTCGTGTTCTTTCTTTATCCCGTGGCGGTATCCGCATGGGTTTGCATCGCATGGCCACAGGTTGTAAACACAAGCGATAATCAATGATGCCCCCCGCATTTGTCAACAATGCCTAAGAACTGCTGTCGTCGTCTGAGACACGTTCACAAACAATTTCGCATACTTGTGTGCCCAAGTACAACCAGACGGATTGACTAAAAACACACAAGTACTAAAACACACAGTACTATAGAAGCAAAAACATTTTTCAAAACAAACGGCCACGGCGCAATACGTACGGCGACAGGGACGAACAATAATACGGTCGGGGCCGGGCCGCGGGGACGGCTCCGCAAATTGGTCGCATCTGGCCCACGCCCACTATCCTTCCCAGGCCAGGCCCCGAACGCACCTCCTGGTGCTGGTGGTGCCTCAAGGTCAAGGCTGCCGCTATAAAACGCGCCTGCGCTCCCCGCAGACCGCAGCTGCAACCTCGCTTCCTGGCCTACCTTGTTGCGAGTATCTTCTGCCAGAAACACACGCCCGCCCCAGCGGTCCGGCTGCTGCCGCGCCCCCGAGCACAGAAACCCACACCGCCGCTGCAGCCGCggcctgccaccaccaccctatCCCGATCCCCACCACGGCTGCCGGTTCCCCTCCCTTCCCGACGTGCGCGAGTTTGTTCGATCAGAGCGGGCACACACAGCCTGAGAATTCTGTTGGAGCAGGCAGCAGCGCAGTGCCAGCATGGGCCGGGCGCCGTGCTGCGACAAGACGAGTGTGAAGCGGGGGCCGTGGTCGCCCGAGGAGGACGAGCTGCTGCGGAGCTACGTCCACAACCACGGCACCGGCGGCAACTGGATCGCGCTCCCGCACAAAGCAGGTGCGTTCTATACACCGGCAACTGGATCGATGCTTATTGAGTATAATTCTGATGGTTGCATCGTTCGTCCATGGATGTGTAGGGCTGAACCGGTGCGGCAAGAGCTGCCGGCTGCGGTGGCTGAACTACCTGCGGCCGGACATCAAGCACGGCGGCTACACGGAGCAGGAGGACCGGATCATCTGCTCCCTCTACAACTCCATCGGGAGCAGGTGGTCCATCATCGCGTCCAAGCTGCCGGGCCGGACGGACAACGACGTCAAGAACTACTGGAACACCAAGCTCAAGAAGAAGGCAACCGCCAtgcaccagcatcaccaccaccaccaggagTACTACCACCACCAGCAGCCGCACAGCTCAGGCGGCGGTCGgggccgccgcggcgccgccgctCCCCGGAGCCAACAATGCGCCTCCTCCATGCAGCCGTCGCCCGCGTCCGCCTCGTCCGCGGTCACCACCGCGAGCGCCAGCGACGCGTGCAGCTTCGGCGCCATGTACCCCTCCCCGCCAACGACGCTGCAGGCTGCTGCTCCGGTGCTCGCGCGCTACGACGGCACactgccgccggcgccgccgcagcagcagcaagcGTCTTCGCTCGCCGAGTTCTCCGCCGCGCCGGCGCCGCCCACCGGCGCCATCAGCGGCACCTGGGCTGGCGGGCTGCCGCTAGACGACATGTTCCTGCCGGAGCTCCTAGGCGACAGCGAGTTCCCGCCTGGCGGCGACTTCTTCGGCACCGGGTTCGCCCCACTGCTGCTGCAAGACAGGGCGGCGTCGGCGTCCCTGCAGGAGCTCTCCGCGTGCTACTTTCCCAACGCGCAGGCCGAGATGTGGGCGGCAGCGGATCATCACGTTAATTATGTCaagccgccgccggccggcctcTGCCACAGCCTGACATGACCGAGGAGACTACACTAATTAACGCGTGCTCAAAGCTTCGGCAATGACTACTCATGCAGGGCTAGCGTGTCTCTTGCTAGTCGTTCTTGGCTCCCTGTCCATCGATATGATCTCTCTCTGAGTATGAGGTCATCACATGTAcattatctctctctctctccatatgGTCTGTGACTAGCTAGCACCATATCATAGAGAAATTATTAGAGATGTGGATCGCCATTGCTTTGTTTGCCTTATCTTCTGCGTACCAAccagtcagtcagtcagtcacTGTTCAAAACTATTCTTCAGTTGCCATTGTTTCTCACTGTGATAATGACATGGTAGGGCGCTCTCTTTTTCTCTTCCTGCCTGCCCATCTaattgcaatttggagatgaagGGCCAGTTTGGCACCGCTCCTGCGTGCTCCGGCTTCGGCACTGTTCACGCACTGTAGCCGGGAGCCGCAGGAGCTGAAAAACGAGCTCCGCCGGCTTCGTGAACAGTGCCCAGCGAACAGTGAGACGAAAaagtaggagagagaaaaacagctTTAATGAACAGTGTTGCTACAGTATAGGAGAGAGAGAAACGGCTTCATAAACAGTACCGATGTCGATGGAAGCCGGAGCCATTGGAGCTGAAACAAACGAGTCCGAAGTCGTAGCTTCCGAGCAAACAAGTGGCCTCAAGTCTAAGCACCTAATTAATTCACGTAGAATTTATAGTAGCAGTGCTATTGGTagtatacagcctgttcggtagCCTGGATTTGACTTATAAGGCTTATCAtttaacgaataatattttttcctCACCGAATACCAAATCAGAAGACAGTACTTTCAGTTATGGCTTATACTTTCAGTTATGGCTTATAAGTTAATTCAGTTAAGAGGCTGATAGTAGTAGCCGCGACCTGTCACTTGGGAGGGAGACTGTCAAATCGATGTCGCCATGTACCTGGATTTGATATATGGCGCGCCTTGCTTCTCAATCTGTGACCTGAGAGCACTTGCTTCTCGGTGCGCTGTGCTTGCGTCCGCGCGCGTTTCCTCGTCATGATCATGGTGCTGACGACGACGGCCGACGAGCGCTGAGGCGGCGACGGACGAAGCCGGGGCCGCGGGGGGCGGCGGGGGGCTGGTGCGCGCGCGCGGGGGGTGCCGTGTGCGCTCGCGGCATCCATCGGCATGGACCAGCGCATCATGAGGCTCGCGTGCATGCACGTACCGAGACGTACGGTGCAAAGGGTAACCAACAGGTGCCCCGCGCGCGCGGACTCGGTCCTCCTCGCCGACCCGTTCCATGCGATGACGACGAGCGAGGCCACCGCGAGATGGGCGGCGCCAACCACCGGCGCggccagaaaaaaaaaaaaacgtaaaACGAGGCGTGTGGACGGAAGCAAACTCTATTGAGATTGATGAGAAGAACGAATCGATTCTCTCTCTGTGGAGTACCAAACCATGTTGTGCATTTGATTAAATAATGGTACTTTCCATCTGGTTCCAGTGTTTGATCTTTGTCATATGTCTCGATGCATGTGTCGCTCTTGGAGCACATGGCCGTTGGGATTAGCTTTGGATAAACTAGCTAGCAAAGCTAGCCACATTTAGGCATGCCCACCCATTGTTTATCACAGATGTTTTGACACTTGTGGTGCGAGAGAAAGGTGGCACCGTCTAACTAAGTAACTAGTATAGCGGCTAAGGTCTGTCTACTTTTCTAGAAGTGCTAATTTGTCGTAGCACGCACCTAGATGACCATGTGTTAACTATAATCAGCTTccaagaagcttctttgccatgTACTATATATGCACTCACGCTAGCTACCGATTGAGCGCCAACAATTACAGGCGCAATAATTCTCTCACTCGATCGTCGACAAAAAGATTCAATACCGTGCATTAGCCTTTTCGTAATCGACACCGAGTCACCGAGTACGAACGAGCCTTTCTTCGTCTCTTTTGTCATGGATCGGTCACAAGAAACCGGTAGACACACCTCTCACGCGAACAGTGACGACGGCGGCACGCGTATGCCTGCTAATCTCGCACAATAGAAAACACTATCGGATTCGGATGGAGCACCGAGCACATACATATACATAGGTCCCGTTGGCAGAGCTCCGGTAGCTCAGGCTCACCCATCGGCCGCTCAGGGGCCGATAGGTGCCAGAGGAGCCGAAGCCGCACTCCCTGAAAAACAAGCTTCTCCAGCTCCGACGGTTTCTGAGAGAAAATGAAAAGAGAGAAAAATAACTCCAACGACCGCCGCACTCCCTGAAAAACAAGCTTCTCTAGCTCCGACGGTTTCTGAGAGAAAATGAAAAGAGAGAAAAATAACTCC includes:
- the LOC136458738 gene encoding transcription factor MYB4-like yields the protein MGRAPCCDKTSVKRGPWSPEEDELLRSYVHNHGTGGNWIALPHKAGLNRCGKSCRLRWLNYLRPDIKHGGYTEQEDRIICSLYNSIGSRWSIIASKLPGRTDNDVKNYWNTKLKKKATAMHQHHHHHQEYYHHQQPHSSGGGRGRRGAAAPRSQQCASSMQPSPASASSAVTTASASDACSFGAMYPSPPTTLQAAAPVLARYDGTLPPAPPQQQQASSLAEFSAAPAPPTGAISGTWAGGLPLDDMFLPELLGDSEFPPGGDFFGTGFAPLLLQDRAASASLQELSACYFPNAQAEMWAAADHHVNYVKPPPAGLCHSLT